One bacterium BMS3Abin08 DNA window includes the following coding sequences:
- the rpoE gene encoding ECF RNA polymerase sigma-E factor: MEEDINIIKKYLAGNNEAIEELVLKYQKYIYTFIYRMTNDIEEAKDLTQETFVRAIKGVRGFRMEASFKTWLYRIAMNTSLNYIRRNSHREIELEESIVGNQTGTLSLIIDKEKRDHVKRCLYELPDRQRLTVILRAYAGLNCSETASVMGCSEGAVKAQYHNAVKRLKEISKESGYEIRP; encoded by the coding sequence ATGGAAGAAGACATCAATATAATAAAAAAATACCTTGCGGGAAACAATGAGGCGATTGAAGAGCTTGTGTTGAAATACCAGAAGTATATTTATACCTTTATTTACAGGATGACAAACGACATTGAAGAGGCAAAGGATTTGACCCAGGAAACATTTGTCAGGGCTATAAAGGGCGTCAGGGGGTTCAGGATGGAGGCGTCATTCAAGACCTGGTTATACCGGATTGCCATGAACACAAGTCTCAATTACATAAGGCGGAACAGTCATAGAGAGATAGAACTCGAAGAATCAATTGTGGGAAATCAAACCGGGACTTTATCATTGATTATAGATAAGGAAAAGAGAGACCATGTCAAAAGATGCCTGTACGAACTCCCTGATAGGCAGAGACTTACAGTAATTCTCAGGGCATATGCAGGTCTGAACTGTAGTGAGACCGCCAGTGTCATGGGATGTTCAGAAGGTGCTGTAAAGGCCCAGTATCACAACGCTGTGAAGAGATTAAAAGAGATTTCGAAGGAGAGTGGTTATGAGATCAGACCATAA